One window of Cohnella hashimotonis genomic DNA carries:
- a CDS encoding DnaJ family domain-containing protein yields the protein MNWIVSIAEQKIRDAEKSGQFAGLSGQGKPLPEDDLAGVPEELRLSYKLLKNAGALPEELQIRKDLVSLSDLLSACRDPEQAAKLKGELSEKRLRYRLMMNERGWTQQDAYEQYADAVYAKLTR from the coding sequence ATGAATTGGATTGTCTCCATTGCCGAGCAAAAAATACGCGATGCGGAAAAATCGGGACAGTTCGCAGGGCTGTCCGGGCAAGGCAAGCCGCTTCCCGAAGACGACTTGGCTGGCGTTCCCGAAGAGCTTCGCCTCTCCTACAAGCTGCTTAAAAATGCCGGAGCCTTGCCCGAAGAGCTGCAGATTCGCAAGGATCTCGTCTCGCTTTCCGACCTGCTCTCAGCATGCCGGGATCCCGAGCAGGCGGCGAAGTTAAAAGGCGAACTGTCGGAAAAACGGCTGCGCTATCGGCTGATGATGAACGAACGAGGCTGGACCCAGCAAGACGCCTACGAACAGTATGCGGACGCCGTTTATGCGAAGCTGACGCGCTAA